The Haloplanus natans DSM 17983 DNA segment TCGTCGCTCGCCTTCGAGACGGTGTACGCCGAGGGCCAGCGCCGCTACATCGAATCGCTCTCCGCGTACGCCCGCAACTTCCTCGGGCAGATGGACAAGCCACAGGTCGAAGCCGTCGAGGGGCTCTCGCCCGCCATCTCCATCGACCAGAAAAACGCCGCCAACAACCCCCGGTCGACGGTCGGGACCGTCACCGAACTCCACGACTACCTGCGCCTGCTGTACGCCCGCGTCGGTACCCCACACTGTCCGGAGTGCGGACGGGTTGTCGGCGAACAGAGCGCGAGTCAGATGGTTCGGCGCCTCCTCGACCTCCCCGACGGGACGAAGGCCAAACTCTGTGCCCCGGTCGTCCGCGACCAGAAAGGCGCCTTCGAGGATCGCTTCGACGACCTGGTGAGCGAGGGGTACAGCCGCGTCGAAGTCGACGGCGAGCCCTACGACCTCACGATGGACCGGCCCGACCTGGACGAGAACTACGACCACACGGTCGACGTGGTGGTCGACCGGGTGAAAATCGATCCCGAGGCCCGGTCACGCCTCACGGATTCGGTGGAGACGGCGCTCGCCGAGGCGGGCGGCGTCCTGAAGGTGATCCTTCCCGACCCGCCCGAGGGTATCGAACTCGGCGGGGCAACGGCGCGGTCGACGGGGGATCTGGCCGCCGTGGACGAGGGGGACGGCAACGGCGACGGCGACGCCGACGAGGGCTCCGACCGCCTCGTCGTCGAGTTCTCCGAGGCCCTGGCCTGCACCCACTGTGGCATCGACATCCCCGAAATCGAGACGCGGAGCTTCTCTTTCAACAGCCCCCACGGCGCCTGCCCCGAGTGTGAGGGCATCGGCAACGCGAAGGAAGTCGATCCGGATCTCGTCGTCGAAGACGAGGGGAAACCGCTGAAAAACGTCTTCGAGCCGTGGAGCTACAACCGGTCGTACTACCGCCGACAGCTCGACTCGATGGCCCGACACTTCGGCGTCTCCGTCGACACGCCGTTCGAGGAGTTAGACGACGAGGTGCAGGACGCCTTCCTCTTTGGCACCGACGAGGACGTACTCTTCGAGTGGACGACCAAAAACGGCGTCCGCCGGAAGGAACAGCCCTTCGAGGGCGTGGTCGGCAACCTCGAACGCCGGCACGTCGAGACGGATTCGGACAACACCCGCGACCACATCGAGGAGTTCATGGCCGTCACCACCTGCCCCGAGTGTGAGGGCACGCGCCTCAAACCCGCCTCGCGGGCCGTCCTCGTCGACGGCACGGCCATCACCGAGGTGAACCACATGTCCATCGCGGACGCTCTCGACCACTTCGAGGGGCTGGAGTCCGCGCTCACCGACCGCGAACGCACCATCGCCGAGGAGATTCTGAAGGAGATTCGCGCCCGTCTCGGCTTCATGCAGGAGGTGGGGCTGGACTACCTCACGCTCGACCGCGAGGCGGCGACCCTTTCGGGGGGCGAGTCCCAGCGCATCCGCCTCGCCACGCAGGTCGGCTCCGGCCTCGTCGGCGTCCTCTACGTCCTCGACGAACCCTCGATCGGCCTCCACCAGCGCGACAACGACCGCCTGCTCGACACCCTCGAAGGCCTGCGTGATCTGGGCAACACGCTCCTCGTCGTCGAACACGACGAGGAGACGATGCGCCGCGCCGACAACGTGATCGACATGGGGCCCGGGCCGGGAAAACGGGGCGGCGAGGTGGTCGTCCAGGGCGACTTCGAGACGGTGGTCGACGCCGACGACTCCATCACCGGCGACTACCTCGCCGGCCGCCGCGAGATACCGGTGCCCGAGGAGCGACGCGACCCCGGCGACGGCGCGCTCACGATCCGTGGCGCCCGCCAGCACAACCTCGACGACGTGGACGTCTCCCTCCCGATCGGCCAGTTTATCGCCATCACCGGCGTCTCCGGCTCCGGGAAGTCCACCCTGATGCACGACGTGCTCTACAAGGGGCTCGCCCGCGAGATGAACGACAACACCTCGGTCGACCCCGGCGAGCACGACACCATCGAGGGGCACGACGCCATCGAGACCGTCCGCCTCATCGACCAGTCGCCCATCGGGCGCACCCCTCGCTCCAATCCCGCGACCTACACCGGCGTCTTCGACCACGTGCGCGAACTCTTCGCCGAGACCAAGCTGGCGACCCAGCGCGGCTACGAGAAAGGTCGCTTCTCGTTTAATGTCAAGGGGGGTCGCTGCGAGGAGTGCGGGGGGCAAGGGACCGTAAAGATCGAGATGAACTTCCTCTCGGACGTGTACGTCCCCTGCGAGGAGTGTGGGGGTGCCCGCTACAACGACGAGACCCTCGATGTGACCTACAAGGGCGCGACCATCGCGGACGTGTTGGATATGGAAATCGACGAGGCCCTCGACTTCTTCGAGGCAAATCCCGGCATCCGCCGGCGTCTCGAACTCCTGCAGGACGTTGGGCTGGGCTATATGCAGCTCGGCCAGCCCTCGACGACGCTCTCGGGCGGCGAGGCCCAGCGCGTCAAACTCGCGGAGGAACTGGGGAAGAAAGACGCCGGCGAGACGCTCTACCTGCTCGATGAACCCACCACCGGCCTGCACTCCGAGGACGAACGCAAGCTGATCGAGGTGCTCCACCGCCTCGCCGACGCCGGCAACACGGTCGTGGTGATCGAGCACGAACTCGACCTGGTGAAAAACGCCGACCACGTGATCGACCTCGGCCCCGAGGGCGGCGAGGGCGGCGGCGAGGTGGTGGCGACGGGGACGCCCGAGGAGATCGCACAGCGGGACGACTCCCACACCGGGCGGTATCTCCGTGATCTGTTGCCGGACGTGGATCTGTCGGGGCCGCGGTCCGATCGGCGGAAGCCGGCGAAGGCCGCGAGCGACGACTAGTCGAACGCCGTCCGCACCGCATCGGCCATCTCATACTGTCGGGTGTAAGTCAATCATGACGTTCGCCACCCTGGGTGGCGAATGTCTTGAAACAGTTACAGCCGACAGTATCACACGCCCGCTGGCCGTGTTCCGTCTCGTGATCCCGAACCGGGTCGTCGTAATCGAGGTGACCGCGCTCGACGAGTCGGTGCAGACAGACGCCGGCGTAGGGTTTGGTACACGAGAAGAGCACGTGCCGGCGGTCGGGCGTCGTCGCCGGGCCGTCCGGGCCGACGGTGCCCGTCGCCAGGTCGAGGACGAGGTCGTCCCCGTCGTACACCGACAACTGCGCGCCGTGGTGGAACCCCACCGTCGCGTGGCGCTCGAACACCCGCCGCACCCGTCCCGCCGGATCGGCGTCGAACGTCGATGGCATACGCGTCCCCTCTCGTGGCAGGACCGAAAGCCCGTCGCCGCTCGTTACTCAAGCTGGATTTCGTTAGATAAATTTATATTGCTAAGGGCGATCGGATCGGGCATGCACACGACACGGTGGGTTCTCGTCGTGTTGATCGTCGCCGCGACGCTCGGATCGCCGGGCGTCGGCGCCGCGGCGGCCGACACGGGCTGTTCGTTCCCCGTCACGCGGACGGACGCGACGGGGACGACGGTCACGATAGCCGAGGACCCGGACACGGTGGTGACGCTGAACCCCAGTGCGGCACAGACGATGTACGAAATCGGCGCGTGGGACGAAGTAGTGGGCGTCTCGTCGTTCGCCGACTACCTCCCCGGCGCGGACGAGAAGACGACGGTGGGCACCGGAAACAGCGACGCGACGGTCGAACGGACCATCGCGCTCGATCCGGACCTCGTGCTCGCGCCCAACACCATCTTCGATTCCACGGTGCAGCAACTCCGCGACGCCGGCCTGACGGTGTACAAGTTCGAGGCCGCCGAGGACCTCGACGACATCGAGGCGAAGACGCGGCTGACGGGCGAACTCGTCGGGCACTGTGAGGATGCGGACACCCGTGCCAACGAGTTCGCCCGGCAGGTCGACGTGGTCCGGGACGCCGTCGACGACGTCGACCGGCCGGACGTGTTCTACACCTTCTTCGGCTTCACGGCCGGATCGGACACCTTCGTCAACGAGGTCATCGAGACGGCTGGCGGAAACAACATCGCGGCCGACGACGCCGGCATCAACGCTAGTGGCGGCGACACGTCCGGTTTCTTCAGCGTCAACAGCGAGGTCGTGGTCGCCGCCGACCCCGCGTGGTTCGTCCTCAACAGCGACCAGTACGACACCGCCGAAGTTCCGTCGGGCCCCGGCGGCGTCTACGAGGGTACGACCGCCTACGAGGAGGGGAACGCCGTCGTCCTCGACGCGAACGAAATCAGCCAGCCGGCCCCCCGCATCGTCGACGCCATCGTCGACCTGGTTCGGGTGCTCCATCCCGACGCCTACGAGAACGAGATTGCGGGGCGGATCGATCCCGACCTCGCCGAGGGCGAGCGACGGGTCACGGCCGAACGCCTCGCCGACGGGAGCCTCTCCCTGCAG contains these protein-coding regions:
- the uvrA gene encoding excinuclease ABC subunit UvrA, with amino-acid sequence MSKDYIEVRGAEEHNLKDLDVRIPREEFSVVTGLSGSGKSSLAFETVYAEGQRRYIESLSAYARNFLGQMDKPQVEAVEGLSPAISIDQKNAANNPRSTVGTVTELHDYLRLLYARVGTPHCPECGRVVGEQSASQMVRRLLDLPDGTKAKLCAPVVRDQKGAFEDRFDDLVSEGYSRVEVDGEPYDLTMDRPDLDENYDHTVDVVVDRVKIDPEARSRLTDSVETALAEAGGVLKVILPDPPEGIELGGATARSTGDLAAVDEGDGNGDGDADEGSDRLVVEFSEALACTHCGIDIPEIETRSFSFNSPHGACPECEGIGNAKEVDPDLVVEDEGKPLKNVFEPWSYNRSYYRRQLDSMARHFGVSVDTPFEELDDEVQDAFLFGTDEDVLFEWTTKNGVRRKEQPFEGVVGNLERRHVETDSDNTRDHIEEFMAVTTCPECEGTRLKPASRAVLVDGTAITEVNHMSIADALDHFEGLESALTDRERTIAEEILKEIRARLGFMQEVGLDYLTLDREAATLSGGESQRIRLATQVGSGLVGVLYVLDEPSIGLHQRDNDRLLDTLEGLRDLGNTLLVVEHDEETMRRADNVIDMGPGPGKRGGEVVVQGDFETVVDADDSITGDYLAGRREIPVPEERRDPGDGALTIRGARQHNLDDVDVSLPIGQFIAITGVSGSGKSTLMHDVLYKGLAREMNDNTSVDPGEHDTIEGHDAIETVRLIDQSPIGRTPRSNPATYTGVFDHVRELFAETKLATQRGYEKGRFSFNVKGGRCEECGGQGTVKIEMNFLSDVYVPCEECGGARYNDETLDVTYKGATIADVLDMEIDEALDFFEANPGIRRRLELLQDVGLGYMQLGQPSTTLSGGEAQRVKLAEELGKKDAGETLYLLDEPTTGLHSEDERKLIEVLHRLADAGNTVVVIEHELDLVKNADHVIDLGPEGGEGGGEVVATGTPEEIAQRDDSHTGRYLRDLLPDVDLSGPRSDRRKPAKAASDD
- a CDS encoding serine hydrolase, coding for MPSTFDADPAGRVRRVFERHATVGFHHGAQLSVYDGDDLVLDLATGTVGPDGPATTPDRRHVLFSCTKPYAGVCLHRLVERGHLDYDDPVRDHETEHGQRACDTVGCNCFKTFATQGGERHD
- a CDS encoding PGF-CTERM-anchored ABC transporter substrate-binding protein, which produces MHTTRWVLVVLIVAATLGSPGVGAAAADTGCSFPVTRTDATGTTVTIAEDPDTVVTLNPSAAQTMYEIGAWDEVVGVSSFADYLPGADEKTTVGTGNSDATVERTIALDPDLVLAPNTIFDSTVQQLRDAGLTVYKFEAAEDLDDIEAKTRLTGELVGHCEDADTRANEFARQVDVVRDAVDDVDRPDVFYTFFGFTAGSDTFVNEVIETAGGNNIAADDAGINASGGDTSGFFSVNSEVVVAADPAWFVLNSDQYDTAEVPSGPGGVYEGTTAYEEGNAVVLDANEISQPAPRIVDAIVDLVRVLHPDAYENEIAGRIDPDLAEGERRVTAERLADGSLSLQADNIGRDDAVSFAVPARPNATVDVRRLNVTLSTVNPTFELRVRPAGDRAAPTGTRTLDTMEVSGNGIFARDIDHLTLRFAVNGSRLDGADPETVTLYRANESGWTPLRTTRVNATNGTLVYEARATGMPTLLVAVDEPRPVSPGTNATATATATSTAAPTATPTPTTTPTQTATTAPSTPGSAPGFGPLVALAAILLVARGWRR